Proteins encoded in a region of the Pseudomonas sp. PDNC002 genome:
- a CDS encoding wax ester/triacylglycerol synthase family O-acyltransferase: MKQLTPMDAQFFYSDAPHQPMVIGGLWICDQSTAPNGLVRHKDIIRYINSRLSSTSLFRRRLQHAPFRLDDPYWLEDKNFDLEFHIRHVGLPQPGDWRQLCIFTARAMSRTLDMERAPWEITIIEGLNNVEGVPAGSFALLLRFHHAYVDGKSGVEITTLLMDDQIEFDENTYRQPVSDRMPTRAQMWAKTMPRLLGQSYRSARAGFSVARKSVQLLGQLRGDASPDQNRVPTTIFNAQVSPHRSYGATRWPLGDLKAIRRCAEGSTLNDVIIAIIAGGLRRYLLRREALPVEQSLVALCPVAMRPESAQRDMGNLISMMLIGMGTDMSDPQLRLQAITERTQRGAPLAKEVMHELITSMGEMLPAPMRMLGGWLQNQIRYVSKLHLQNTLITNVPGPTNGVEKKYFAGAEILSTYPIVPVFDGMGLSHGITSLYGQIILGVLADRQALPDMDVYMECLQESTEEYLALAREKQKASAIEAGPKPTPAPRGKRPAAAPTGGE, translated from the coding sequence ATGAAGCAACTCACCCCCATGGATGCACAGTTCTTCTACTCCGATGCGCCCCATCAGCCGATGGTCATCGGCGGTCTGTGGATCTGCGACCAGAGCACTGCGCCCAACGGATTGGTCCGTCACAAGGACATCATTCGCTACATCAACAGCCGCCTGAGCAGCACCTCACTGTTCCGCCGGCGCCTGCAGCACGCCCCCTTCCGCCTGGACGATCCGTACTGGCTGGAGGACAAGAACTTCGACCTGGAATTCCACATCCGCCACGTCGGTCTGCCGCAACCCGGCGACTGGCGCCAGTTGTGCATCTTCACCGCGCGGGCGATGTCGCGCACCCTGGACATGGAGCGGGCGCCCTGGGAAATCACCATCATCGAAGGTCTGAACAACGTCGAGGGCGTTCCCGCCGGTAGCTTCGCGCTGCTGCTGCGCTTCCATCACGCCTACGTCGATGGCAAGTCCGGCGTGGAGATCACCACCCTGCTGATGGATGACCAGATCGAGTTCGACGAGAACACCTATCGGCAACCGGTGAGCGACCGCATGCCCACCCGCGCGCAGATGTGGGCCAAGACCATGCCGCGCCTGCTCGGCCAGTCCTACCGCAGCGCCAGGGCCGGATTCAGCGTGGCGCGCAAGAGCGTGCAACTGCTCGGCCAGTTGCGTGGCGACGCCAGCCCCGACCAGAACCGTGTACCCACGACCATCTTCAATGCCCAGGTATCCCCGCATCGATCCTACGGTGCGACGCGCTGGCCGCTGGGCGACCTCAAGGCGATCCGCCGCTGCGCCGAAGGCTCCACGCTCAACGATGTGATCATCGCCATCATCGCGGGTGGCCTGCGTCGCTACCTGCTGCGTCGCGAGGCGCTGCCGGTGGAGCAGTCCCTCGTAGCGCTGTGCCCGGTCGCCATGCGTCCCGAAAGCGCGCAACGCGACATGGGCAACCTGATTTCCATGATGCTGATCGGCATGGGCACCGACATGAGCGACCCGCAATTGCGCCTGCAGGCCATCACCGAGCGGACCCAGCGCGGCGCCCCGCTGGCCAAGGAAGTCATGCACGAGCTGATCACGTCCATGGGCGAGATGCTGCCGGCGCCGATGCGCATGCTCGGCGGCTGGCTGCAGAACCAGATCCGCTACGTCAGCAAGCTGCACCTGCAGAACACCCTGATCACCAATGTGCCGGGGCCGACCAATGGCGTGGAAAAGAAATACTTCGCCGGCGCCGAGATCCTCTCCACCTACCCCATCGTCCCGGTATTCGACGGCATGGGCCTGAGCCACGGCATCACCAGCCTGTACGGACAGATCATCCTCGGCGTGCTGGCCGATCGACAGGCCCTGCCGGACATGGACGTGTACATGGAGTGCCTGCAGGAGTCGACCGAGGAGTACCTGGCGCTGGCACGCGAAAAACAGAAGGCGTCGGCCATTGAAGCCGGCCCCAAGCCAACCCCCGCGCCGCGTGGCAAACGCCCTGCCGCCGCCCCTACCGGCGGCGAATGA
- a CDS encoding DUF3336 domain-containing protein: MLWQKSPSNQLMGKMDHAHSYQEWAEHAAALDRATGMDDWRSNEVSTEYDYRTVRQRYERLRGMRNAGSFANLMFALNEGIHGNLAGMGRAALYGHANLGTKYLIHHYIEEVCLALKTIDGLDDSIIPLEERKDFFVRASQCFGRSALMLSGGAVLGYFHAGVLKALFEEGLLPDIISGSSAGSILASIACTHSDATLLDQLQPEILLMQPEGSPRQRRVRTRPALEAGDLAAYLERLIPDLTFAEAYKVSGRHLNITVTGLEPRQAPRLLNAITAPTVLVRSAVMASCAIAGIYPPVTLQAKNAAGQQVPYLPEQQWIDGSFLDDLPAKRLGRLYRVNHFISSMTNPAALLFTPNPNARHSLLQSAFNQQIKLSKGVATHLLRLGRDHLRIRNPTLARWQHLSYSVLVQDYIADINIFLGKRWHNPIKLLAPMPLGELRQLIREGEQATWERMEMVRNCTAISRTLDGILRARQWAS; this comes from the coding sequence ATGCTCTGGCAAAAGTCGCCATCCAACCAGTTGATGGGCAAGATGGATCACGCCCATTCCTACCAGGAGTGGGCCGAACATGCCGCTGCCCTGGACCGGGCGACCGGCATGGACGATTGGCGCAGCAACGAGGTATCCACCGAATACGACTACCGCACCGTGCGCCAGCGCTACGAACGCCTGCGCGGCATGCGCAACGCCGGCTCCTTCGCCAACCTGATGTTCGCCCTCAACGAGGGCATCCACGGTAACCTCGCGGGGATGGGCAGGGCGGCGCTGTATGGTCACGCCAACCTCGGCACCAAGTACCTGATCCACCACTACATCGAGGAAGTCTGTCTCGCCCTGAAGACCATCGACGGGCTCGACGACTCGATCATCCCGCTGGAAGAGCGCAAGGACTTCTTCGTCCGTGCCAGCCAATGCTTCGGCCGTTCGGCGCTGATGCTCAGTGGCGGCGCGGTGCTCGGCTACTTTCACGCCGGGGTGCTCAAGGCCCTGTTCGAGGAAGGCCTGCTGCCGGACATCATCTCCGGTTCCAGCGCCGGTTCGATCCTCGCCTCCATCGCCTGCACGCACAGCGATGCCACTCTGCTGGATCAACTGCAACCGGAAATCCTCCTGATGCAGCCTGAAGGTTCCCCGCGCCAACGCCGGGTGCGGACCCGGCCGGCGCTGGAGGCCGGCGACCTGGCGGCCTACCTCGAGCGACTGATTCCCGACCTCACCTTTGCCGAGGCCTACAAGGTCAGTGGCCGACACCTGAACATCACGGTCACCGGGCTGGAGCCGCGCCAGGCGCCGCGCCTGCTCAATGCCATCACCGCGCCCACGGTACTGGTACGCTCGGCGGTCATGGCTTCCTGCGCCATCGCCGGGATCTATCCGCCCGTCACCCTGCAGGCGAAGAACGCCGCCGGACAGCAGGTGCCTTACCTGCCGGAGCAGCAGTGGATCGACGGCTCCTTCCTCGATGACCTGCCGGCCAAGCGGCTCGGGCGCCTGTACCGGGTCAACCACTTCATCTCCAGCATGACCAACCCGGCCGCCCTGCTCTTCACCCCGAACCCGAACGCGCGGCACAGCCTGCTGCAGAGTGCGTTCAATCAGCAGATCAAACTCAGCAAAGGGGTAGCTACGCACCTGCTGCGCCTGGGTCGCGACCACCTGCGCATCCGCAATCCCACCTTGGCGCGCTGGCAGCACCTGAGCTACAGCGTGCTGGTGCAGGACTACATCGCCGACATCAACATCTTCCTGGGCAAGCGCTGGCACAACCCGATCAAGCTTCTCGCGCCGATGCCGCTGGGCGAGCTGCGGCAACTGATACGCGAAGGCGAACAGGCCACCTGGGAGCGCATGGAGATGGTGCGCAATTGCACCGCGATCAGTCGCACCCTCGACGGCATCCTCCGTGCCAGGCAGTGGGCGAGCTGA
- a CDS encoding acyl-CoA dehydrogenase, with translation MSDYLAPLRDMQFILRELQLLDALHQLPGQEEMSGELVDAILNEAARFAQGVLAPLNVIGDRQGARWKDGDVRTAEGWQEAYEQFAANGWNALSCPPDFGGQGAPRLVSTLVEEMWNAANVAFGLCPMLTRGAIEAIELRGSAALKQTWLPKLVSGEWTGTMNLTEPQAGSDLAAVRTRAEPQGDGSYRVFGQKIFITYGEHDLTDNIVHLVLARVPGAPEGVKGISLFVVPKVLLDADGNLGERNDVRCVSIEHKLGIHGSPTAVLAFGDQGGATGWLVGEENRGLEYMFIMMNAARFSVGIEGIGLAERAYQRAVAYARLRVQGSEIGASSREKAAIIRHPDVRRLLMSMRSRIEAMRALACEVALATDVAQGHPDEAVRQERQAFVDLMIPVIKGCCTENAVDIASLGVQVHGGMGFIEETGAAQHLRDARITPIYEGTTGIQASDLIGRKIARDKGTAASALIAHMRALQLAIPDDDPQLAAIRHRLFSAINALDDAVQFVVQHYAEQPRQVALGSVPLLELFGIVTGGWQLARSAQVAQRCLAERRGDASFYRAKLHTAQFYAGHFLTRAPGLAQSIVDGSDSALTMDDAAF, from the coding sequence ATGAGTGATTACCTCGCCCCGTTGCGCGACATGCAGTTCATCCTCCGCGAACTGCAACTGCTCGATGCACTGCACCAACTGCCCGGGCAGGAAGAGATGAGTGGCGAACTGGTGGACGCGATCCTCAATGAAGCCGCGCGCTTCGCCCAAGGCGTGCTGGCGCCGCTGAACGTCATCGGTGACCGCCAGGGCGCACGCTGGAAAGACGGCGATGTGCGCACCGCCGAGGGCTGGCAGGAGGCCTACGAACAGTTCGCCGCCAATGGCTGGAACGCCCTCTCCTGCCCGCCTGACTTCGGCGGCCAGGGCGCACCGCGACTGGTTTCCACCCTGGTCGAGGAGATGTGGAACGCCGCCAACGTCGCCTTCGGCCTGTGCCCCATGTTGACCCGCGGCGCCATCGAGGCCATCGAGCTACGCGGCTCGGCGGCGCTCAAGCAGACCTGGCTGCCGAAACTGGTCAGCGGTGAATGGACTGGCACCATGAATCTCACCGAGCCACAGGCAGGTTCCGATCTCGCCGCCGTACGCACCCGCGCTGAACCACAGGGCGACGGAAGCTACCGGGTATTCGGCCAGAAGATATTCATTACCTATGGCGAGCACGACCTCACCGACAACATCGTCCATCTCGTCCTGGCCCGCGTCCCCGGCGCGCCGGAAGGGGTGAAAGGCATCTCGCTGTTCGTGGTGCCCAAGGTTCTGCTGGATGCCGACGGCAACCTGGGCGAGCGCAACGACGTGCGCTGCGTTTCCATCGAGCACAAGCTCGGCATACACGGCAGCCCCACCGCCGTGCTGGCCTTCGGCGACCAGGGTGGCGCCACCGGCTGGCTGGTGGGCGAAGAGAACCGGGGCCTGGAGTACATGTTCATCATGATGAACGCCGCGCGCTTCTCGGTGGGCATCGAAGGCATCGGCCTGGCCGAGCGCGCCTACCAGCGTGCCGTGGCCTATGCACGTTTGCGCGTCCAGGGCAGCGAGATCGGTGCGTCCAGCCGGGAGAAGGCCGCGATCATTCGCCACCCTGACGTGCGCCGCCTGCTGATGTCCATGCGCTCGCGGATCGAGGCGATGCGTGCCCTGGCCTGCGAAGTCGCGCTGGCCACCGACGTTGCCCAAGGGCACCCCGATGAGGCGGTGCGCCAGGAACGCCAGGCTTTCGTCGACCTGATGATCCCGGTGATCAAGGGCTGCTGCACCGAGAACGCCGTCGATATCGCCTCCCTCGGCGTGCAGGTCCACGGCGGCATGGGCTTCATCGAGGAAACCGGCGCTGCCCAGCACCTGCGCGACGCTCGGATCACGCCGATCTACGAAGGCACCACGGGTATCCAGGCCAGCGACCTGATCGGCCGCAAGATCGCCCGCGACAAAGGCACCGCCGCCAGTGCACTGATCGCCCACATGCGCGCGCTCCAGCTGGCAATACCGGACGACGACCCGCAGCTGGCGGCCATCCGTCACCGGTTGTTCTCGGCGATCAACGCACTGGATGACGCCGTCCAGTTCGTTGTCCAGCATTACGCGGAACAGCCGCGCCAGGTCGCCCTGGGCTCGGTGCCGCTGCTGGAATTGTTTGGCATCGTCACCGGCGGTTGGCAGTTGGCGCGCTCGGCGCAGGTCGCTCAGCGGTGCCTGGCGGAGCGACGGGGAGACGCCTCCTTCTATCGCGCCAAGCTGCACACGGCGCAGTTCTACGCCGGGCATTTCCTGACCCGCGCCCCCGGATTGGCACAGAGTATCGTCGATGGCAGCGACAGCGCCCTGACCATGGATGACGCCGCCTTCTAA
- a CDS encoding GNAT family N-acetyltransferase encodes MADLQIRPAQADDVPAMLELIFEHGPNDWNFLPEGPVREHFQGIAEGAVWALVAVDGNDLRGLVTFHESDAFGRFQQPGRTRHAYIAEATVHRGEAGRGLGTRLLRAAIADLTARGLPDIYIERHEENPGSAGMMRKAGFLELETFADPQRRPNGSRRTTACYLDARTGTA; translated from the coding sequence ATGGCTGACCTGCAGATTCGCCCCGCCCAAGCCGATGACGTGCCGGCCATGCTGGAACTGATCTTCGAGCACGGTCCCAATGACTGGAATTTCCTGCCCGAAGGTCCGGTGCGCGAACATTTCCAGGGCATTGCCGAAGGTGCGGTCTGGGCACTGGTCGCCGTGGATGGCAACGATCTGCGCGGCCTGGTCACCTTCCACGAAAGCGACGCATTCGGCCGCTTCCAGCAGCCGGGCCGCACACGCCACGCCTACATCGCCGAAGCCACGGTGCATCGTGGCGAAGCCGGACGCGGCCTCGGCACTCGCCTGCTGCGCGCGGCCATCGCCGATTTGACCGCCCGAGGCCTGCCGGACATCTACATCGAACGCCATGAGGAAAACCCCGGCTCCGCCGGGATGATGCGCAAGGCCGGCTTCCTCGAACTGGAGACCTTCGCCGACCCACAGCGCCGGCCCAACGGGTCGCGGCGCACCACGGCCTGTTATCTGGACGCGCGAACCGGCACCGCCTGA
- a CDS encoding M14 family metallopeptidase, with amino-acid sequence MNPSACFSQSYAEARGKFLAACLSAGLVVESHRHPLVGRDGEPLALDVARTGPSDARNLLIISSGCHGVEGFCGSAVQVALLNDPDWLEQCARTDCAVLYLHAANPYGFSWWRRWTHENVDLNRNFLDFSQPRQRNQAYAALDPILVPRRWPSFASHLRLLRYAMRHGRKQLQAAIASGQDSHPRGLFYMGEQPTWSNLAVRRVLRQHARQCSRIGWIDLHTGLGPKGHGERIHVGENADESLERARRWWGKQVTSSQKGDSVSVPLKGQMILAAASECPQAELTAITLEYGTLPGLKVLKALRADQWLNNNPGASVEKAQRIHRQLRDAFYVDEDGWKRQVLEQAGDVARQALAGLGETQAVPVRASR; translated from the coding sequence ATGAATCCGTCTGCCTGCTTTTCCCAGAGCTACGCCGAGGCGCGTGGCAAATTCCTTGCGGCTTGCCTGTCGGCCGGCCTGGTCGTCGAATCCCACCGTCATCCGCTGGTGGGCCGCGACGGCGAGCCCCTGGCACTGGATGTGGCGCGCACTGGCCCGAGCGATGCACGGAATCTCCTGATCATCAGCAGCGGTTGCCACGGAGTGGAGGGCTTCTGCGGCTCGGCGGTCCAAGTTGCGCTGCTCAACGACCCCGACTGGCTGGAGCAATGCGCCAGGACCGATTGCGCCGTGCTCTACCTGCATGCGGCCAACCCGTATGGCTTCTCCTGGTGGCGGCGCTGGACCCACGAGAACGTCGACCTGAACCGCAACTTCCTCGACTTCTCCCAACCGCGTCAGCGTAACCAGGCTTATGCGGCGCTGGACCCGATCCTGGTCCCGCGTCGCTGGCCGTCCTTCGCCAGCCACCTGCGTCTGCTGCGTTACGCCATGCGCCACGGGCGCAAGCAGCTGCAGGCGGCCATCGCCAGCGGCCAGGACAGCCATCCGCGTGGCCTGTTCTACATGGGCGAACAGCCGACCTGGAGCAACCTGGCCGTGCGCCGGGTGCTCCGCCAGCACGCACGGCAGTGCTCGCGGATCGGCTGGATCGACCTGCACACCGGGCTCGGTCCGAAGGGCCATGGCGAGCGTATTCACGTCGGGGAGAACGCCGACGAATCGCTGGAGCGCGCCCGGCGCTGGTGGGGCAAGCAGGTGACGTCCTCGCAGAAAGGCGATTCGGTGTCGGTGCCACTCAAGGGGCAGATGATATTGGCCGCCGCCAGCGAGTGCCCGCAGGCCGAGCTGACCGCGATCACCCTCGAATACGGCACGTTGCCGGGGCTCAAGGTGCTGAAGGCGCTACGGGCGGACCAGTGGTTGAACAACAATCCTGGTGCGTCGGTGGAAAAGGCACAGCGCATCCACCGGCAATTACGCGATGCCTTCTACGTGGATGAGGATGGCTGGAAGCGCCAGGTACTGGAGCAGGCCGGCGACGTGGCACGGCAAGCCCTGGCCGGGTTGGGCGAGACTCAGGCGGTGCCGGTTCGCGCGTCCAGATAA
- a CDS encoding MFS transporter, with the protein MNRRNGVLVLLMLVMVISVLDKTIFAFAGAQIIDELKLSPTEFGFIGSAFFFLYSISGVLVGFLANRFPTRWILAGMSVVWMASQLLVALSSGFAALVAGRLLLGAGTGPGTAVTQHACFKWFGPKERVLPSALIQVSIMLGAVLGALSLPLAIQHFGWRTAYFLLAVVGLAWLVVWLAFGREGTRTEEEGPGSALRLPYSRLLLNRTFLWITLAGFLSYLPTALVYSWVPVYLQKGQGMTPLQSGYTVMVVTVGVILCNLVISSLSQQAMARGVSVQRAMVLPPMICGLIAGVAFCALNLLHGDRLAVLVLYAIGAILVNMLPTFCNTIVAYIAPSAQRGSMLAIHIGGMTSAGMLAPWIVGQLVEWRGGDIAQGFEMTLGLFGVVTVVCTLLGCRIINPESTRQSLQGEHSQTPLPGAVGHA; encoded by the coding sequence ATGAACCGGCGCAACGGCGTACTCGTACTACTGATGCTGGTGATGGTCATCAGCGTGCTGGACAAGACCATCTTCGCCTTCGCCGGCGCGCAGATCATCGACGAGCTGAAGCTCTCGCCGACCGAGTTCGGCTTCATCGGCAGCGCGTTCTTCTTCCTCTATTCGATCTCCGGCGTGCTGGTGGGCTTCCTCGCCAACCGTTTCCCGACGCGCTGGATTCTCGCCGGCATGTCGGTGGTATGGATGGCCTCGCAACTGCTGGTGGCGCTGTCCAGCGGCTTTGCCGCGCTGGTCGCCGGACGCCTGCTGCTGGGTGCCGGCACCGGGCCGGGCACGGCGGTGACCCAGCACGCCTGCTTCAAGTGGTTCGGCCCGAAGGAGCGTGTGCTGCCCTCGGCGCTGATCCAGGTGTCGATCATGCTCGGCGCCGTGCTCGGCGCGTTGAGCCTGCCGCTGGCGATCCAGCACTTCGGCTGGCGCACCGCGTACTTCCTGCTGGCGGTGGTCGGTCTCGCCTGGCTGGTGGTCTGGCTGGCCTTCGGCCGTGAAGGCACCCGGACCGAGGAAGAAGGGCCGGGCTCGGCATTGCGCCTGCCGTACAGCCGGCTGCTGCTCAACCGTACCTTCCTCTGGATCACCCTCGCGGGCTTCCTCAGCTACCTGCCCACCGCGCTGGTCTACAGCTGGGTGCCGGTTTACCTGCAGAAAGGGCAGGGCATGACGCCGCTACAGTCGGGCTACACGGTGATGGTAGTGACGGTCGGGGTGATCCTCTGCAACCTGGTCATCTCCAGCCTGTCGCAACAGGCCATGGCGCGCGGCGTCTCGGTACAGCGCGCCATGGTGCTGCCGCCGATGATCTGCGGGCTGATTGCCGGCGTGGCTTTCTGCGCGCTGAACCTGTTGCACGGCGACCGCCTGGCGGTCCTGGTGCTCTACGCCATCGGCGCGATCCTGGTGAATATGCTGCCGACCTTCTGCAACACCATCGTCGCCTACATCGCACCGTCGGCGCAGCGTGGTTCGATGCTGGCGATCCATATTGGCGGGATGACCAGCGCTGGCATGCTCGCGCCGTGGATCGTTGGCCAACTGGTGGAGTGGCGTGGCGGCGACATCGCCCAGGGCTTCGAGATGACGTTGGGGCTGTTCGGTGTCGTCACCGTGGTCTGCACGCTGCTTGGCTGCCGGATCATCAATCCCGAAAGTACCCGCCAGTCTCTTCAGGGCGAGCACAGCCAAACGCCGCTGCCCGGTGCCGTCGGCCACGCCTGA
- a CDS encoding M20 aminoacylase family protein, producing MSQHPTIERLQAGAEAFARIRRDLHQHPELGFEEARTSSIVAGYLREWGYEVHEGVGGTGVVGVLRQGSSARSIGIRADMDALPIDEASGVPYASQHAGRMHACGHDGHTAILLCAARDLAEQRNFDGTLNLIFQPAEETLGGAVAMMDDGLFERFPCDAVYALHNAPGLPVGCFLTREGALTASSDRVSIRLTGVGGHGAMPHLTRDPIVAAAELVLALQSIVARNVPSTEVGVVTVGMLKAGEAANVISDHADLRLSVRATKPEVRELLKRRIGEITRGVAAVHGMEWQYEYEELVPVLVNTPEETRLARQVLTELVGPQRLLSEVPSGFLGSEDFAWMLERRPGCYIALGNGNSGPSGCMVHNPGYDFNDAAIPYGAGLWVRLVETFLSGGDCA from the coding sequence ATGAGTCAGCACCCCACGATCGAACGGCTCCAGGCCGGCGCCGAAGCCTTCGCCCGGATTCGCCGGGACCTTCACCAGCATCCCGAACTGGGCTTCGAGGAAGCGCGCACCAGCTCCATCGTTGCCGGTTACCTGCGCGAATGGGGCTATGAAGTCCACGAGGGCGTGGGCGGCACCGGCGTGGTCGGCGTGCTTCGCCAGGGCAGCAGTGCCCGCAGCATCGGCATCCGCGCCGACATGGATGCGTTGCCCATCGACGAGGCCAGCGGCGTTCCCTACGCCAGCCAGCACGCGGGTCGCATGCATGCCTGCGGCCATGATGGCCACACCGCGATCCTGCTTTGCGCCGCCCGCGACCTGGCCGAACAGCGCAACTTCGACGGCACCCTCAACCTGATCTTCCAGCCTGCCGAGGAAACCCTCGGCGGCGCCGTGGCGATGATGGACGACGGCCTGTTCGAGCGGTTCCCGTGCGACGCGGTATACGCGCTGCACAACGCGCCGGGCCTGCCGGTGGGCTGCTTCCTGACCCGCGAAGGCGCGCTGACGGCATCGTCCGATCGTGTGTCGATCCGCCTGACCGGTGTCGGCGGCCACGGCGCCATGCCGCACCTGACCAGGGACCCGATAGTCGCTGCTGCCGAACTGGTGCTGGCGCTGCAAAGCATCGTCGCGCGCAATGTGCCGTCCACCGAAGTGGGCGTGGTCACCGTGGGCATGCTCAAGGCGGGGGAGGCGGCCAACGTCATTTCCGACCATGCGGACCTGCGCCTGAGCGTGCGTGCCACCAAGCCCGAAGTGCGCGAACTGCTCAAGCGCCGCATCGGCGAGATCACCCGTGGTGTTGCCGCCGTGCACGGCATGGAGTGGCAGTACGAATACGAGGAGCTGGTGCCGGTGCTGGTCAACACGCCGGAAGAAACTCGCCTTGCACGCCAGGTGCTGACCGAACTGGTCGGTCCGCAGCGGCTGCTCTCCGAGGTGCCCTCGGGTTTCCTCGGCAGCGAGGATTTTGCCTGGATGCTCGAACGCCGCCCCGGCTGCTACATCGCCCTGGGCAATGGCAACAGCGGCCCCAGCGGCTGCATGGTCCACAACCCCGGCTACGACTTCAACGACGCGGCCATCCCTTACGGAGCCGGCCTCTGGGTACGGCTGGTGGAAACCTTCCTGTCCGGCGGAGACTGCGCATGA
- a CDS encoding LysR substrate-binding domain-containing protein gives MKLHQLRAIVAICESGSIQEASRLLHISQPALSKSIKELEAELGVPLLVRSNRGITATEYGERLVRRARLVVEEVRRARDEIETLKGAMDGRVAIGVSPVTPSQQFAASLLRYRKRYPKVQLQINELRPAKLLEGLREGQLDLVLTSQPASRNVDGFHWQELYAQPTTLAVRKGHPLRHARSLNELLDEEWLVPDSLDVSLAGQMFEQYKVRKPERVIECASVVLYAELAANTDAVSFWSRRVFDLPIVSGTLDALDIAETVPGTDISLVCRPPELMTREAQTLVDELVYAFKGPHLRKGD, from the coding sequence ATGAAGTTGCATCAACTCCGCGCCATCGTCGCCATCTGCGAAAGCGGCAGTATCCAGGAGGCTTCGCGCCTGCTGCACATCTCCCAGCCCGCCCTGTCCAAGAGCATCAAGGAGCTGGAGGCCGAACTGGGCGTGCCGCTGCTGGTGCGCTCCAATCGCGGCATCACCGCCACTGAGTACGGCGAGCGCCTGGTGCGCCGTGCCCGCCTGGTGGTGGAGGAAGTACGCCGTGCGCGGGACGAGATCGAGACGCTCAAGGGCGCCATGGATGGCCGCGTGGCCATTGGTGTGTCACCCGTCACCCCGAGCCAGCAGTTCGCGGCGAGCCTGCTGCGTTACCGCAAGCGCTACCCCAAGGTGCAACTGCAGATCAATGAACTGCGCCCGGCCAAGCTGCTGGAAGGCCTGCGCGAAGGGCAGCTGGACCTGGTGCTGACCTCGCAGCCGGCCTCGCGCAACGTCGATGGTTTTCACTGGCAGGAACTCTACGCGCAGCCCACCACGCTGGCGGTACGCAAGGGCCATCCGCTGCGCCATGCGCGCTCGCTGAACGAGCTGCTGGACGAAGAATGGCTGGTGCCGGACTCCCTGGACGTTTCCCTCGCCGGGCAGATGTTCGAGCAGTACAAGGTGCGCAAGCCCGAGCGCGTCATCGAGTGCGCCTCGGTGGTGCTCTATGCGGAGCTGGCGGCCAACACCGATGCGGTGAGTTTCTGGTCACGCCGGGTGTTCGACCTGCCCATTGTGTCCGGCACGCTGGATGCGCTGGACATCGCGGAAACCGTGCCAGGCACCGACATCTCGCTGGTCTGCCGCCCACCGGAACTGATGACCCGCGAGGCGCAGACGCTGGTGGACGAGCTGGTCTACGCGTTCAAGGGGCCGCACCTGCGCAAGGGGGATTGA